A segment of the bacterium genome:
CCGACGGAGGCGTCCGCCTCCGCGGACTCAGCCGCGCCCTCGGCCTGGACCTGCATGCCGAACCGCGGCGCCTGCGCCTCCGCGACCCCCGCACCGGCAACTGGCTGGCCGACCCCGAAGAAACCCGCCAACAGCGGGACGACGCCCGGCTCGCCCTCGACGTGACCCGCCAAGAGCGGGACGCCGCCGAGGATCGAGCCGAGGCCGCCGAGGCCGAGTTGGCCGCCCTGCGGGCCCGACTGAACGATCGGGACGGCGACACGCCCCGGTAGCGGCGACCCGCGAGCATTCCCGAGGTCGCCAAGATTGGAGAGGGGCTAGGACGATCGGCGGTGCGCTCAGGTGAGGCCCAAGACGGTGAGCAGCGCGGTGTCGATGGCCCACTGCTCGTCGGCGGTGAGGTGACCGGCGGGCTCTCCCAGGCGGCTGACATCCACTGCGCCGGTCAGTCGATGAGGAAGCCGCCGTTGATGTCCATGACCTCGCCGGTGATGAATCCTGCCTCCTCGCTCGCCAGGAACACGACGGCGGCGGCGATGTCGGCGGGCTCGCCGAGGCGGCCGACGGGGATCCGCCCGGCCAGGTCGGCGATGCCGGCCACCATGTCGGTGTTGATGAGGGCCGGCGCCAGCGCGTTGGAGGTGATGCCGTCGGCGGCGTACTCGGTGGCGATGGACTTGGCCAGCGCCATGATCGCCGCCTTCGAGGCGCCGTACGCGGCCGTCTCCTTGGCTCCGCCCGTCTTGCCGGCCGAAGAGCCCAGGGCGATCAGGCGCCCGTAACCCTGGGCGCGCATCCCCGGAAGCACCCGGCGGGCGCACAGGAATGCACCCGTGGTGTTGACGGCCATCATCTGGTTCCAGGCCTCGAGGGTGGTCTCCGCCAGCGGCCGGATCCAGAAGATCCCGGCGTTGTTGACCAGGATGGAGATCGTCCCCCAGGTCTCCTCGACGGTCGTGAAGGCGGCGTCGACGGAGGCCTCGTCGGTCACGTCGCACGGCACGAAGAGGCTGCGCTCGCCGCCGTCGAGAGCCGGCTCGGGCTTCGTCACGTCGAGGTACGCCGTGCAGGCGCCCTTTGCGGTGAGGGCGTCGGCCACGGCGCGGCCGATGCCTCTGCCGGCTCCGGTGACCGCCGCCACCCTGTCCTCGAATCCGCCGAAGGCGGGTGCCTGGCTGCTGCTCGCGCTGTCATCGTTCATGGGTACCGTCCAGGACCGGCTCCGGGTGACGGCACGTTATCCGCGGCCGTGCGGCGAGCGCCTACTCTGTGCCGCCGAGGTTCGGGCGAGGGCCCGGCCCGGCGCAACGGCAGCGGTGCCCCGGTGGTGCCGCGGAGCGAGATGGGAGGACTTCTCATGGGTGGTTCGGGCAAGGTGCGGGTCGGGGTCGTCGGTGCCGGCTCCTGGGCGGTCAGCAATCACATTCCCGTGCTGGCGGGACGTGACGACGTGGAGTTGGTCTCGGTGGTGCGCAAGGGGGCCGAGGCCCTGCAGTTCGTGCAGGACCGGTTCGAGTTCGCGCATGCCAGCGAGGACTACCGGGAGGCCCTCGAGCAGGGACTCGACGCGGTCGTCGTGGCGGGCCCCTCGGCGTTGCATCACGAGCACGCCAAGGCGGCGCTGGAGGCCGGGGCGAACGTGCTGTGCGAGAAGCCGGTCACGATCGATCCCGCCGACGCCTGGGATCTGCACGAGACCGCCGAACGTCTGGGGCGCCACTACCTCATCTCCTTCGGCTGGCACTACGGCCCGCTGGGGATCGAGGCGAAGCGCCTGATGACCGAGGCCGGCGGTGTCGGCGACATCGAGCACGTCATGGTGCAGATGGCCTCGGGCACCCGCGAGCTGCTGAAGGCCACCGGCGCCTACGAGGGTTCGGCTGCCGATCTCATGCCGGACTGGGACACCTGGACCGACCCGACGGTCTCCGGTGGCGGCTATGCGCCGGCGCAGCTCAGCCACGCCATGGGCATGGCGCTGTGGCTCACCGGCGACCGGGCGGCGCAGGTCTTCGGTTTCATGAACAATGTGGGGGCCCGGGTGGATCTGCACGACGCCATCGCCATCCGCTACGCCTCCGGTGCGACCGGGACCCTCAGCGGCGCCAGCTGCCCGGGCCCGGCCAACGCCGACGACTCCCTGGACGAGATCTGGCCGCGCCACCAGTTGCTGATCCGGATCTACGGCAGCGCCGGTCAGCTGATCCTGGACTTCGAGCGCGACTTCCTGTGGCACTACACCGAGGGCAACGACAACAAGGTGGATCTGCCGCCGTCGGCGGGGCTGTACACCTGCGAGGGGCCGCCCAACACGCTGGTGGACCTGACCCTGGGCCGCGACGTGCCGAACCGCTCGCCGGGCGACGTGGGAGCGCGGTCGGTGGAGGTGGTCCACGCCGCCTACGAGAGCGTGCGCCTGGGAGCGCCGGCATCGGTGGAGGGTGCGGGTGCCTGAGGCGGGGGAGCCCCGGAGGCTTCGCAGCGAGGACGCCGCGGGATGCGACTCGGGCTCGACAGCTACTCCTACCACCGCTATTTCGGCGAGCTGCGGGAAGGGGAGGAGGATCCGGGCATCCGCTGGAGCCACGAGGACTTCATGCACCGCGCCGCGGGGTTGGGCCTCCGCGGCGTGAGTCTGGAGACCTGCTACCTGCCGATGGACGACCCGGCCCTGCCGGAGCGACTGGCGTCGCAGGCCGCCGAGCGCGGTCTCGAGTTGGTGCTGGCCTGGGGGCACCCCGGGGGGCTCCACATGGGCACGTCGGCGGCGGCCCGCCGGCGGATGCTGGATGCGCTGCCGATCGCAGCCGCAGCAGGGTGCCGGCTGGTGCGCATCGTGGTGGGAACCTTCACGCACTGGGGTCTGGAGCCCGAGGCGCCGATCCTGGACCGCGTGGTGCCGCTCGTTGCCGAAGGGTGCGAGCGAGCCGCAGAGTTGGGCCTGGAACTTGCCATCGAGACCCACTGCGATCTGACTCTCGACGCTCTCTGCGAACTGCTGGACCGGGTCGGGCGCCCCGACCTGGGTGTCGTCCTCGACACCGCCAACCTGGTGCGCATCGGCGAGGATCTCTGCGATGGCACACGCCGCCTCGCCCCGTTCGTCCGCATGTTGCACATGAAGGACCTGCTGCTGGCCGACGCCGACTTCGGCAACCCCGGCGGCTGGTGGCCGTGCTGCGCGCTGGGCGAGGGAGACCTCGACCTGCGCGGCGCGTTGGGGGAGTTGCGGGCCGCCGGTTTCGGTGGTTTGGCTTGTGTCGAGATCGGGACACTCCCCGACGGTTCGAACGAGGACGAGGTGGTTACCCGCAGCGTGGATTGGCTGCGTGAGGCCATCGCGTAAGGGTCCCCGCCCACCGTGGGGGTCGCTCCAGAACCGTGAACGGCAGGCCCCTCAACTCGGTGCCGGTCGTGCGGTATGCCGTCAGTCCGGTACGTCGGTGCTCTCGTAGCCCCAGCAGGTGATGGTGCCGTCGCTAAGCAACCCACACGAATGGAAGCTGCCGGCGGTGACGG
Coding sequences within it:
- a CDS encoding sugar phosphate isomerase/epimerase, whose protein sequence is MRLGLDSYSYHRYFGELREGEEDPGIRWSHEDFMHRAAGLGLRGVSLETCYLPMDDPALPERLASQAAERGLELVLAWGHPGGLHMGTSAAARRRMLDALPIAAAAGCRLVRIVVGTFTHWGLEPEAPILDRVVPLVAEGCERAAELGLELAIETHCDLTLDALCELLDRVGRPDLGVVLDTANLVRIGEDLCDGTRRLAPFVRMLHMKDLLLADADFGNPGGWWPCCALGEGDLDLRGALGELRAAGFGGLACVEIGTLPDGSNEDEVVTRSVDWLREAIA
- a CDS encoding SDR family NAD(P)-dependent oxidoreductase, whose product is MNDDSASSSQAPAFGGFEDRVAAVTGAGRGIGRAVADALTAKGACTAYLDVTKPEPALDGGERSLFVPCDVTDEASVDAAFTTVEETWGTISILVNNAGIFWIRPLAETTLEAWNQMMAVNTTGAFLCARRVLPGMRAQGYGRLIALGSSAGKTGGAKETAAYGASKAAIMALAKSIATEYAADGITSNALAPALINTDMVAGIADLAGRIPVGRLGEPADIAAAVVFLASEEAGFITGEVMDINGGFLID
- a CDS encoding Gfo/Idh/MocA family oxidoreductase, whose translation is MVPRSEMGGLLMGGSGKVRVGVVGAGSWAVSNHIPVLAGRDDVELVSVVRKGAEALQFVQDRFEFAHASEDYREALEQGLDAVVVAGPSALHHEHAKAALEAGANVLCEKPVTIDPADAWDLHETAERLGRHYLISFGWHYGPLGIEAKRLMTEAGGVGDIEHVMVQMASGTRELLKATGAYEGSAADLMPDWDTWTDPTVSGGGYAPAQLSHAMGMALWLTGDRAAQVFGFMNNVGARVDLHDAIAIRYASGATGTLSGASCPGPANADDSLDEIWPRHQLLIRIYGSAGQLILDFERDFLWHYTEGNDNKVDLPPSAGLYTCEGPPNTLVDLTLGRDVPNRSPGDVGARSVEVVHAAYESVRLGAPASVEGAGA